A DNA window from Allokutzneria albata contains the following coding sequences:
- a CDS encoding helix-turn-helix domain-containing protein: MELQPAVTAALDQIAPRLRRAREKKGVTLAELHRSTGISTSTLSRLESGQRRPSLELLLPITAALGLPLDEIVSSPRVVDPRVPQVSARVDGRVLVPLTRHQGEPRAYKMTIPAEDKEPWLRKHAGYEWLYVLRGRLRLVLGDQDVVLGPGEAAEFDCQTPHWFGAAGRGSVEVLSLFGKQGERIHVRARTRS, encoded by the coding sequence GTGGAGCTGCAACCTGCTGTCACCGCCGCGCTGGACCAGATCGCGCCGCGTCTGCGCCGCGCGAGGGAGAAGAAGGGGGTGACCCTGGCGGAGCTGCACCGGAGCACCGGCATCTCCACCAGCACCCTGTCCAGGCTGGAGTCCGGGCAACGGCGGCCCAGCCTCGAACTGCTGTTGCCGATCACCGCCGCTCTCGGCCTGCCGCTCGACGAGATCGTCTCCTCCCCTCGGGTCGTGGACCCCCGGGTTCCCCAGGTCTCGGCCCGGGTGGACGGCAGGGTGCTCGTCCCGCTGACCCGGCACCAGGGCGAGCCGCGCGCGTACAAGATGACGATCCCCGCCGAGGACAAGGAACCCTGGCTGCGCAAGCACGCCGGGTACGAGTGGCTTTACGTGCTGCGGGGCCGGCTCCGGCTCGTGCTCGGCGACCAGGACGTCGTGCTGGGCCCGGGCGAGGCCGCCGAGTTCGACTGCCAGACCCCGCACTGGTTCGGCGCCGCCGGGCGCGGCAGCGTCGAGGTGCTCAGCCTCTTCGGCAAACAGGGCGAACGGATCCACGTCCGAGCGCGGACCAGAAGCTAG
- a CDS encoding amidohydrolase family protein, whose amino-acid sequence MLIRNATLIDTAPAPRVLRGYDLLIEDGRIAAVGQGLPTPGGSVVDGTGRIVLPGFVDTHRHTWLTALRGSTADMGLMAYLDLVLGRIAPRYNPADVFHSTLAGAIEALSSGVTTVQDFAHIASTKAHADAGVRALRESGIRAVFAYGQPVFGEGSGPEGVRAIHEEHFGGDGLVTMALAASGPSYSPMDAVRAEWALAAELGLRIYTHVGSGPVAERPIDALRTAGLLRTDITFVHGNSLPDSELALIAEAGAAVSICPAVEARMGHGGPMADRLAAHGVRTGLGVDVVSTVAGDMFSLMRATLQSSGLSTSDVLGLATVDGASALGMADQVGSLTVGKQADLVLLRANDPNLTGGHHDLVGTVVTAAHPGNIESVFVAGKPVRTTVPADLAEALHASAVRTRGLGREG is encoded by the coding sequence ATGCTGATCCGGAACGCCACCTTGATCGACACCGCGCCCGCCCCGCGGGTGCTGCGCGGCTACGACCTGCTCATCGAGGACGGCCGCATCGCCGCGGTCGGCCAGGGCTTACCCACCCCCGGAGGGAGCGTCGTCGACGGCACCGGCCGCATCGTGCTGCCGGGCTTCGTCGACACCCACCGGCACACCTGGCTGACCGCCCTGCGCGGCAGCACCGCCGACATGGGCCTCATGGCCTACCTCGACCTGGTGCTGGGCCGCATCGCGCCCCGCTACAACCCCGCTGACGTCTTCCACAGCACGCTCGCCGGAGCGATCGAGGCGCTGTCATCCGGCGTCACGACCGTGCAGGACTTCGCGCACATCGCCTCCACGAAGGCGCACGCGGACGCAGGCGTCCGGGCACTGCGAGAGTCCGGAATCCGCGCGGTTTTCGCTTACGGACAGCCGGTTTTCGGTGAGGGAAGCGGCCCCGAGGGCGTCCGCGCCATCCATGAAGAGCACTTCGGCGGAGACGGCCTGGTGACGATGGCGCTCGCCGCGTCCGGCCCGTCGTACTCGCCGATGGACGCCGTGCGCGCGGAGTGGGCGCTGGCCGCGGAACTGGGCCTGCGGATCTACACCCACGTCGGGAGTGGGCCGGTCGCCGAGCGCCCGATCGACGCACTGCGCACCGCTGGGCTACTGCGGACCGACATCACGTTCGTGCACGGGAACTCCTTGCCGGACAGCGAACTCGCGTTGATCGCCGAGGCGGGCGCGGCCGTCTCGATCTGCCCGGCCGTCGAGGCGCGCATGGGTCACGGTGGCCCGATGGCCGATCGCCTCGCCGCGCACGGAGTTCGAACAGGGCTCGGTGTCGACGTGGTCAGCACCGTCGCCGGAGACATGTTCTCGCTGATGCGAGCGACCCTCCAGAGCAGTGGTCTGTCCACATCGGACGTTCTTGGACTGGCCACAGTGGACGGTGCGTCCGCACTGGGCATGGCCGACCAGGTCGGCTCGCTCACCGTGGGGAAGCAGGCCGATCTCGTTCTGCTCCGCGCGAACGATCCGAACCTGACCGGCGGTCACCACGACCTGGTCGGGACCGTGGTGACCGCTGCCCATCCCGGCAACATCGAGTCGGTCTTCGTCGCCGGAAAGCCCGTGCGCACCACGGTTCCGGCCGACCTCGCCGAAGCACTCCACGCCTCAGCGGTCAGGACGCGCGGTCTCGGTCGAGAAGGATGA
- a CDS encoding aminoglycoside 6-adenylyltransferase: MIFENGELVVPRLLDWVRARPDVRAVLRTGSRARGEADAWSDHDIELYSTDPEPYRRSDWPADLGPVLASVGLDGPWDNPARLVVFDGGQKIDFQIVPVDRLALLAEELDELHERGYEILLDLDGAAARLPAASGSGPEGELPDEQEFREHCEEFWFELAHIPRYVARGDLWVAKSRDWETKELLLTMVEWHALSHFGPDHDTWHNGIRMREWAAPGVWERMDALFTGFAPEDILHTASATGALFADLARDVAHRHGFTYPEAASRAFATE; this comes from the coding sequence GTGATCTTCGAGAACGGTGAGCTGGTCGTCCCGCGCCTGCTCGACTGGGTGCGCGCCCGGCCCGACGTCCGGGCTGTGCTGCGCACCGGGTCGCGGGCGCGGGGCGAGGCCGACGCGTGGTCCGACCACGACATCGAGCTGTACAGCACCGATCCCGAGCCCTACCGCCGCTCCGACTGGCCGGCCGATCTCGGCCCCGTGCTCGCGAGCGTCGGCCTGGACGGCCCGTGGGACAACCCCGCCCGCCTGGTCGTCTTCGACGGCGGCCAGAAGATCGATTTCCAGATCGTCCCCGTCGACCGCCTCGCCCTCCTCGCGGAGGAGCTGGACGAGCTGCACGAGCGCGGCTACGAGATCCTGCTCGACCTGGACGGCGCCGCGGCCCGCCTCCCCGCCGCGTCCGGCTCCGGCCCCGAGGGCGAGCTACCCGATGAGCAGGAGTTCCGGGAGCACTGCGAGGAGTTCTGGTTCGAGCTCGCGCACATCCCCCGCTACGTCGCGCGCGGTGACTTGTGGGTGGCGAAGAGCCGTGACTGGGAGACCAAGGAACTGTTGCTGACCATGGTCGAATGGCACGCCCTCAGCCACTTCGGTCCCGATCACGACACCTGGCACAACGGCATCCGCATGCGCGAATGGGCCGCCCCCGGCGTATGGGAACGCATGGACGCCCTCTTCACCGGCTTCGCTCCCGAGGACATTCTGCACACCGCCAGCGCCACCGGAGCCCTTTTCGCCGACCTCGCCCGCGACGTCGCCCACCGCCACGGTTTCACTTATCCCGAGGCCGCTTCGCGCGCTTTCGCCACCGAGTAG
- a CDS encoding TetR/AcrR family transcriptional regulator, with protein sequence MADTRTRLLDAAADIVVRDGAQHLTLDAVAERAGVSKGGLLYHFRSKNALVVAMVERVVAEFDRALEAAPGQPRAATRAYLSSTIGREWSAGGDGDSDRLVAALFAAALVEPSALEPLRAMYARWQQRLEEDGLDPAVATLVRMAVDGWWLSRLAGLAPPGPELHARVFAQLSALIDGEDT encoded by the coding sequence ATGGCCGACACCCGCACCCGACTGCTGGACGCCGCAGCGGACATCGTGGTCCGCGACGGTGCGCAACACCTGACCCTGGACGCCGTCGCTGAGCGCGCCGGGGTGAGCAAGGGGGGACTGCTCTACCACTTCCGCAGCAAGAACGCCCTGGTCGTGGCGATGGTGGAGCGGGTGGTGGCGGAGTTCGACCGTGCGTTGGAGGCCGCTCCCGGTCAGCCCCGCGCGGCCACCCGTGCCTACCTGTCGTCCACCATCGGCCGCGAATGGAGCGCCGGCGGCGACGGGGACTCGGATCGGCTGGTGGCCGCGCTCTTCGCCGCCGCGCTGGTCGAACCCTCCGCGCTGGAGCCGTTGCGCGCGATGTACGCGCGCTGGCAGCAGCGGCTGGAGGAGGACGGCCTCGACCCGGCGGTCGCCACGCTCGTGCGGATGGCCGTGGACGGCTGGTGGCTGTCACGGCTGGCCGGGCTCGCCCCGCCGGGGCCGGAGTTGCACGCCCGCGTCTTCGCCCAGCTCTCCGCGCTGATCGACGGGGAGGACACGTGA
- a CDS encoding DMT family transporter translates to MIAWLALAGAVALETVATLTLRVVSREVRVLPLVLVVLGYAGAFTLMTVSLRSLNVGIVYAVWSGVGTAAVAVIAAVVFRETLTPAAVVGIALIITGVVVLSLSGAHHA, encoded by the coding sequence GTGATCGCCTGGCTCGCCCTCGCGGGCGCTGTGGCGCTGGAGACGGTGGCCACGCTGACGCTGCGGGTGGTCTCCCGCGAAGTCAGGGTGCTGCCGCTGGTGCTCGTCGTCCTCGGCTACGCCGGGGCGTTCACGCTGATGACGGTCTCGCTGCGCTCGCTCAACGTCGGCATCGTCTACGCGGTCTGGTCGGGCGTGGGCACGGCCGCGGTCGCGGTGATCGCCGCCGTCGTCTTCCGCGAAACCCTGACCCCCGCGGCCGTGGTGGGGATCGCGTTGATCATCACCGGCGTGGTCGTCCTCTCGCTGAGCGGGGCGCACCATGCCTAG
- a CDS encoding HNH endonuclease signature motif containing protein, translated as MAPADIEGDVVAAYAAIGRAVADFASILVKLYDDLDPQVQQYAGDVLMPLLRVSQVKGNKLIDRAMSLVEHPVVLEALSEGRIDEGKALMIIDQVSVLDAANQAIAEPVLINHAATHNYTASQRYARRYVLKLDAEAALRRHKEKRKQRLVEKFNLDDGMCSLRVVLPALDAALAFDRIDRIARALPKDDRTLDQKRSDVAADLLMGKETPAPQGEVCVNLTMPITNILGLTTDPVMLAGYGPLPAEIVADVAANGIWKRILTDPVTGMAEHITTYRPTPAQRELINARYPTCTMVGCNQPAHRCDLDHCCPFDGTNTTVANLRPKCRHHHRMKTHSNWSCENRPDGTHAWTTPSGKVIETELEPIADPAPF; from the coding sequence ATGGCCCCTGCCGATATCGAAGGCGACGTCGTGGCCGCCTACGCCGCGATCGGGCGTGCGGTGGCGGACTTCGCCTCGATCCTGGTGAAGCTCTATGACGACCTGGATCCGCAAGTGCAGCAGTACGCGGGGGATGTTCTGATGCCGCTGCTGCGTGTTTCCCAGGTCAAGGGCAACAAGCTGATCGATCGGGCCATGTCGCTGGTGGAGCACCCGGTGGTGTTGGAAGCGTTGTCGGAGGGTCGGATCGATGAGGGCAAGGCGTTGATGATTATTGATCAGGTCAGTGTCCTCGACGCGGCCAATCAGGCGATCGCCGAACCCGTGCTGATCAACCATGCCGCGACGCACAACTACACCGCCTCTCAACGGTATGCCCGGCGGTATGTCCTCAAGCTGGATGCCGAGGCAGCCCTGCGGCGTCACAAGGAGAAGCGCAAGCAGCGGTTGGTGGAGAAGTTCAACCTCGACGACGGCATGTGCTCCCTGCGCGTCGTTTTGCCTGCCCTCGACGCGGCCCTGGCTTTCGATCGCATCGACCGCATCGCCCGCGCGTTGCCGAAAGACGACCGCACGTTGGACCAGAAACGGTCAGACGTTGCGGCGGATCTGTTGATGGGCAAGGAAACACCCGCCCCGCAGGGGGAGGTGTGCGTGAACCTGACGATGCCGATCACCAACATCCTGGGCCTGACCACAGACCCGGTGATGCTGGCCGGGTACGGGCCGCTGCCCGCGGAGATCGTGGCGGATGTGGCGGCGAACGGGATTTGGAAGCGCATCCTGACTGACCCGGTGACCGGGATGGCTGAGCACATCACCACCTACCGGCCGACCCCGGCGCAACGCGAGCTGATCAACGCGCGGTATCCGACGTGCACGATGGTTGGCTGCAACCAACCGGCGCACCGCTGCGATCTGGATCATTGTTGTCCCTTTGACGGGACCAACACCACGGTCGCGAATCTGCGGCCGAAGTGCAGGCATCACCACCGGATGAAGACCCACTCCAACTGGTCCTGCGAGAACCGGCCGGACGGAACGCACGCGTGGACCACACCGAGTGGCAAGGTGATCGAGACCGAACTCGAACCCATCGCCGACCCGGCACCCTTCTAG
- a CDS encoding FAD-dependent oxidoreductase, with product MKVVICGAGIAGLALAVRLTANGDDVVVVERAPSPRTQGYMIDFFGPGYEAAERMGLLPRLHELGYRVPRASYVDEDGRVRASLGFRRFARAINGGLVSIMRPDLELALREALRADLRFGTTVARVDNRADGVEVHLSDGTAVTADLLVGADGIHSPVREMIFGEEREFLRYLGFHTAAFTFEDAEVRAAVSGGFCLTDTIDRQMGLYALREGRVAAFTVHRTADPARPENPTATLREVYGSMGWLVPRALAKAPEDIYYDQVAQIEIPRWSSGRVVLIGDACHAVSLLAGQGASLGLAGAALLADELRQRPIAEALAAYERRWRPVVEEKQRVARSGTRWFLPDSRARLRARRVALKLARLPIVDRALATALVGKL from the coding sequence ATGAAGGTGGTGATCTGCGGGGCCGGGATCGCCGGGCTGGCGCTCGCGGTGCGGCTGACGGCGAACGGCGACGACGTCGTGGTCGTGGAACGCGCGCCCAGCCCCCGAACCCAGGGTTACATGATTGACTTCTTCGGGCCGGGGTACGAGGCGGCGGAGCGCATGGGGCTGCTGCCCCGGCTGCACGAGCTGGGCTACCGCGTTCCACGGGCCAGCTACGTGGACGAGGACGGCCGGGTGCGCGCCTCGCTCGGGTTCAGGCGTTTCGCGAGGGCGATCAACGGCGGGCTGGTCAGCATCATGCGGCCGGACCTGGAACTCGCGCTGCGGGAAGCGCTCCGAGCGGATCTGCGCTTCGGCACGACGGTCGCGCGCGTCGACAACCGCGCGGACGGCGTCGAGGTGCACCTGTCGGACGGCACCGCGGTGACGGCGGATCTGCTCGTGGGCGCCGACGGCATCCATTCCCCCGTCCGCGAAATGATCTTCGGCGAGGAGCGGGAGTTCCTGCGGTACCTCGGGTTCCACACGGCCGCGTTCACCTTCGAGGATGCCGAGGTCCGCGCGGCGGTGTCGGGCGGGTTCTGCCTCACCGACACCATTGACCGGCAGATGGGCTTGTACGCGCTGCGCGAAGGGCGGGTCGCCGCGTTCACGGTGCACCGAACGGCCGATCCCGCGCGGCCGGAAAACCCCACCGCCACCCTGCGCGAGGTGTACGGCTCGATGGGCTGGCTGGTCCCCCGCGCGCTCGCGAAGGCGCCCGAGGACATCTACTACGACCAGGTCGCGCAGATCGAGATTCCCCGCTGGAGTTCGGGGCGGGTCGTGCTGATCGGCGACGCCTGCCACGCCGTGTCGTTGCTGGCCGGACAGGGCGCGTCGCTGGGTTTGGCAGGCGCGGCGCTGCTCGCCGACGAGTTGCGCCAACGTCCGATCGCCGAAGCGCTGGCGGCCTACGAGCGCCGGTGGCGCCCGGTCGTCGAGGAGAAGCAGCGCGTCGCCCGCAGCGGGACGCGGTGGTTCCTGCCGGACTCGCGGGCGCGGTTGCGGGCGCGCCGGGTGGCGCTGAAGCTGGCGCGGCTGCCGATCGTGGACCGCGCCCTGGCGACCGCGCTCGTCGGCAAGCTCTAG
- a CDS encoding spermidine synthase: MSPTPGSYPVRFGTAELLNDLDRPDGWLLTVGGVAQSYVDLDDPTHLEFDYVRRIGDVIDCLGEPDAPVDAVHIGGAGCTLPRYVEATRPGSRQLVLEADAELVELVWAQFRLHDVAGLSLRAGDGRAELAGQPAGSADLVVLDAFERDSVPSALSTVEFFADVVRVLRPSGSLVANIFDGPGLEFAKRLSATLFTAFEHVVVLAEPRVLRGRRFDNVVLVASAEEPPVELLSRRAASAVFPARCVPTEAVKRLCGKAEPIIDAAPMTAPTLPKDRLGLFG; the protein is encoded by the coding sequence ATGAGCCCGACCCCCGGCAGCTACCCGGTCCGCTTCGGCACCGCGGAGCTGCTCAACGACCTGGATCGGCCGGACGGCTGGCTGCTCACCGTCGGCGGGGTCGCCCAGTCCTATGTGGACCTCGACGACCCGACCCACCTGGAGTTCGACTACGTGCGCCGGATCGGCGACGTGATCGACTGCCTCGGCGAGCCGGACGCGCCGGTGGACGCCGTGCACATCGGGGGTGCGGGCTGCACGCTGCCGCGCTACGTCGAGGCGACCCGGCCGGGATCGCGGCAGCTGGTCCTGGAGGCCGACGCGGAACTGGTCGAGCTGGTGTGGGCGCAGTTCCGCCTGCACGACGTGGCCGGGCTGAGCCTGCGCGCGGGCGACGGGCGCGCCGAGCTGGCCGGGCAGCCCGCCGGGTCGGCCGACCTCGTGGTGCTGGACGCCTTCGAACGCGACTCCGTGCCCTCTGCACTGTCCACAGTGGAGTTCTTCGCGGACGTGGTACGAGTGCTGCGTCCCTCCGGCAGCCTGGTCGCGAACATCTTCGACGGCCCGGGCCTCGAGTTCGCCAAGCGCCTGTCGGCCACGTTGTTCACCGCCTTCGAGCACGTGGTGGTGCTGGCGGAGCCGCGGGTGCTGCGCGGGCGCCGCTTCGACAACGTCGTGCTGGTGGCCTCGGCCGAGGAGCCGCCGGTGGAGTTGCTCTCGCGGCGGGCGGCCTCGGCGGTGTTCCCGGCGAGGTGCGTGCCGACCGAAGCCGTGAAGCGCTTGTGCGGCAAGGCGGAACCGATCATCGACGCCGCGCCGATGACGGCCCCGACGCTGCCGAAGGACCGGCTCGGCTTGTTCGGCTAG
- a CDS encoding DUF5360 family protein, whose amino-acid sequence MPSRWIKRSMLVTDAGFLCYWTATAVELIPPYPERALIDWNWSFLVLDVVASVLGLLALWRVRAGAPGGYPLTLVSLALTHAAGLTAITFWALRAEFDPAWWLPNLWLVLFPVIAIATMTRGAPAHR is encoded by the coding sequence ATGCCTAGCCGGTGGATCAAGCGCTCGATGCTCGTCACCGACGCCGGGTTCCTCTGCTACTGGACCGCGACGGCCGTCGAGCTGATCCCGCCCTACCCGGAGCGGGCGCTGATCGACTGGAACTGGTCGTTCCTCGTGCTGGACGTGGTCGCCAGCGTGCTCGGCCTGCTCGCCCTGTGGCGCGTGAGAGCCGGGGCGCCGGGCGGCTATCCGCTGACGCTGGTCTCGCTGGCGCTGACGCACGCGGCCGGGCTGACCGCGATCACCTTCTGGGCGCTGCGCGCGGAGTTCGACCCCGCGTGGTGGCTGCCCAACCTGTGGCTGGTCCTCTTCCCGGTGATCGCGATCGCCACGATGACGAGAGGCGCCCCGGCCCACCGGTGA
- a CDS encoding TetR/AcrR family transcriptional regulator — MPPHVRDRLTGAATGLIAELGWAGVSTRVLADRAGVTPGLVHYHFSSLQALLTEAAVGALTQLVGGVEALLDQVQSPEEAVDTVLGALSEHDGNDPMSLLVTETYLATTRDAGLREAVGAVLGGFRERLTAWFAERGVAAPEATAAVLAATVDGLLLHRALLPEPEATAAVLHRLVAVRS, encoded by the coding sequence GTGCCACCCCACGTCCGTGACCGCCTCACCGGCGCAGCAACCGGCCTGATCGCCGAACTCGGCTGGGCAGGCGTCAGCACTCGCGTCCTGGCGGACCGCGCGGGCGTGACTCCGGGCCTCGTGCACTACCACTTCTCCTCCCTCCAAGCCCTCCTCACCGAAGCCGCGGTCGGCGCACTCACCCAGCTCGTCGGTGGCGTCGAGGCGCTGCTGGATCAAGTCCAGTCGCCGGAGGAAGCGGTCGACACGGTGCTCGGAGCGCTGTCGGAGCACGACGGGAACGACCCGATGTCCTTGCTGGTCACCGAGACCTACCTCGCGACGACGCGGGACGCCGGGCTGCGGGAAGCGGTGGGCGCGGTGCTCGGCGGCTTCCGGGAGCGGTTGACGGCGTGGTTCGCGGAGCGCGGCGTGGCCGCACCGGAAGCGACCGCGGCGGTGCTCGCGGCGACGGTGGACGGGTTGCTGCTGCACCGAGCCCTGCTGCCCGAGCCCGAGGCCACCGCGGCCGTGCTGCACCGGCTCGTGGCGGTGCGGTCATGA
- a CDS encoding VOC family protein, with translation MAIVRQVQVTFDCAEPERVARFWCEVLGYVAPPPPEGFGTWDEFNSSLPPERRGAWFVCSDPTGVGPRLYFQRVPEGKVVKNRVHLDVRVGTGLVGDERLATLEAECARLVALGAVRVRLLPADDENESCIWMEDVEGNEFCLD, from the coding sequence GTGGCAATCGTGAGGCAGGTTCAGGTCACCTTCGACTGCGCGGAACCGGAGCGGGTTGCTCGCTTCTGGTGTGAGGTGCTGGGGTACGTCGCGCCGCCACCCCCGGAGGGGTTTGGCACGTGGGACGAGTTCAACAGCTCGCTGCCGCCTGAGCGCCGGGGTGCGTGGTTCGTCTGTAGCGACCCGACAGGGGTGGGCCCGAGGCTGTACTTCCAGCGCGTTCCGGAAGGCAAGGTCGTCAAGAACCGGGTGCACCTCGACGTGCGGGTCGGTACGGGCCTCGTCGGGGACGAGCGGCTCGCGACGCTCGAAGCGGAATGTGCGCGGCTGGTGGCGCTCGGAGCGGTGCGGGTGCGGCTGTTGCCCGCCGATGACGAGAACGAGTCGTGCATCTGGATGGAAGATGTCGAGGGCAACGAATTCTGCCTCGACTGA
- a CDS encoding antitoxin, giving the protein MGLGDKLNELKDKALDQLGKHGDKAEQGVDKAGEFANEKTGGKHAEHIGKGGDALKEQIRKRQA; this is encoded by the coding sequence GTGGGACTCGGCGACAAGCTCAATGAGCTGAAGGACAAGGCGCTGGACCAGCTCGGCAAGCACGGCGACAAGGCCGAGCAGGGCGTGGACAAGGCCGGTGAGTTCGCAAACGAGAAGACCGGTGGCAAGCACGCCGAGCACATCGGCAAGGGCGGCGACGCCCTCAAGGAGCAGATCCGCAAGCGCCAGGCGTGA
- a CDS encoding MarR family winged helix-turn-helix transcriptional regulator: MSDRVDRLIASWRTELPEALGPTSELVKRVLLLAGDLDAATRRELPEFELTTAEFDVLVGLRRSGAPYRLKPSELGRSLLLSSGGTSNIITRLTARGLVRRESDPDDGRGTLIVLTDAGKELAERAVLANSAAHAEVFAALPEATLRAATAALREVFAVLDAPRRR, from the coding sequence GTGAGCGACAGGGTCGACCGGTTGATCGCGTCCTGGCGGACTGAGCTGCCCGAGGCGCTCGGGCCGACATCGGAGCTGGTCAAGCGCGTGCTGCTGCTGGCGGGCGATCTGGACGCGGCGACCAGGCGGGAGCTGCCCGAGTTCGAGCTGACCACCGCGGAGTTCGACGTGCTGGTCGGCCTGCGCCGCTCGGGCGCGCCGTACCGGCTCAAGCCGAGCGAGCTGGGCCGGTCGCTGCTGCTGTCCAGCGGCGGGACGAGCAACATCATCACCAGGCTCACCGCGCGCGGGCTCGTGCGCAGGGAGAGCGACCCGGACGACGGGCGCGGCACGCTGATCGTGCTCACCGACGCGGGCAAGGAGCTGGCGGAGCGGGCGGTCCTGGCCAACTCCGCCGCGCACGCCGAGGTCTTCGCCGCGTTGCCGGAGGCGACCCTGCGGGCCGCCACCGCCGCGCTGCGCGAGGTGTTCGCGGTTCTGGACGCCCCGCGCAGGCGCTAG
- a CDS encoding MFS transporter, with amino-acid sequence MDTQWSTITEQGQVPRSDRLPVGVYLLAFGLFTMGSAEFLMAGVLPSVATDLDVSLSSAGALITAFALGVVLGGPPFAVLSLRWPRRTALMTTQLVFAAAVAVGLVTDYWVLLITRFVSGLAYAGFFAVATVTAISLVTPDRNARASGVVVSGLSVAMVAGGPLGTLLSHLTEWRGGFWGVVVLTVISTIACAFGLPATKSAAKPSVRRELGTMRKPRLWGVYAATILSTAAYMITFNYLAALAADVTGVSEAWIPAVLSLFGVGAFVGLSIGGRISDRRPRQALLLGAIGIAVLSVLLAVFAGNPAAVVPIVFLLGIAAFVLNPALYGRVFTIAADAPTLAGATTVSAFQLGISLTPVFAAAALALGAPVTSVSWIGAVLALVTIPFILLDRDRAS; translated from the coding sequence ATGGACACTCAATGGAGCACGATCACCGAACAGGGCCAGGTCCCCCGATCCGACCGGCTGCCGGTCGGGGTGTACCTGCTCGCGTTCGGCCTGTTCACGATGGGCAGCGCCGAGTTCCTGATGGCGGGCGTACTGCCGTCGGTCGCGACCGACCTCGACGTCTCCCTGTCGTCCGCGGGCGCCCTCATCACGGCGTTCGCCCTCGGCGTGGTCCTCGGCGGACCGCCGTTCGCGGTCCTCAGCCTGCGCTGGCCGCGGCGTACCGCGCTGATGACCACCCAGCTCGTCTTCGCCGCCGCGGTCGCGGTCGGCCTGGTCACCGACTACTGGGTTCTGCTCATCACCAGGTTCGTCTCCGGCCTCGCCTACGCAGGCTTCTTCGCCGTCGCCACCGTGACCGCGATCAGCCTGGTCACTCCCGACCGCAACGCCCGAGCCTCGGGTGTCGTGGTCAGCGGGCTCAGCGTGGCCATGGTCGCCGGGGGCCCGCTGGGCACGTTGCTCAGCCACCTCACGGAATGGCGAGGCGGATTCTGGGGAGTTGTCGTCCTCACGGTCATCAGCACGATCGCCTGCGCGTTCGGACTGCCCGCCACGAAGTCCGCGGCGAAGCCGAGCGTGCGGCGGGAACTCGGCACGATGCGCAAACCACGCCTGTGGGGCGTCTACGCGGCCACCATCCTGAGCACCGCCGCCTACATGATCACCTTCAACTACCTGGCGGCGTTGGCCGCCGACGTCACCGGAGTCTCCGAGGCGTGGATCCCGGCCGTCCTCTCGCTGTTCGGCGTCGGCGCGTTCGTCGGGCTGTCCATCGGCGGACGGATCTCCGACCGGCGTCCCCGCCAGGCCCTGCTCCTCGGAGCGATCGGCATCGCGGTCCTCTCGGTCCTCCTGGCCGTGTTCGCCGGCAACCCAGCGGCTGTGGTGCCCATCGTGTTCCTGCTCGGGATCGCGGCCTTCGTGCTCAACCCCGCGCTCTACGGGCGGGTGTTCACCATCGCCGCCGATGCTCCGACACTCGCCGGTGCCACGACGGTCTCCGCCTTCCAGCTCGGCATCAGCCTCACGCCGGTCTTCGCCGCCGCAGCACTCGCGCTGGGCGCCCCGGTCACCTCGGTGTCCTGGATCGGCGCCGTCCTGGCTCTGGTCACGATTCCCTTCATCCTTCTCGACCGAGACCGCGCGTCCTGA